AACAAGTTGTATATAcatcacattttcagaaacagtcaCAGCTGGCTACATTTAAAAGTAATGCTACTCCAGACTATGAAACAGGCTGCTTATAAAATATAACCTACTGCTTCCAGTACGGCATGATACAAAGCAGTATGACCTTGCAGAAGAAATTGTGTTATTTTTGCAAATGGGAGTTGTTCTGATTTTAGCCTGTCTCCTTCTAAACCCCACATTTTTGATCAGCTGAGACCATTTTACAGAGAAGTAAAGCACCCAAGAGAAGTCtggctttgcatttttctccaagaTGACGGTATGACTGTGTATCTGAAATCCTGTCAATGCATTagaataagaaatataaagGCTCAGATGTCAACTTCATGACCAGTAAACATTAAACCATTACGAACCAGATGCAGCAAAGTTAAATGCATCCAGCTTCTGTGCTAtggaaactgcttttgcagGCTGTTCCAGTGCAGAAGCCAACATGTTTTTATTGAATCAGGCCCTATGTAAAGATTTCCATTCCATTTTCAAGTTCTCAGCCATGGAACGTTATCCATTCTGCGCTCATTTTGCtgtagtggaagaaaaaaaatactgtctgtgGAGTTTATGCCAATACACCCCAGAATCCATTTACATagtgtcattttatttaatgggCCAGGAGGTAAACTGTGGTCAGCTTTATCAATTTAGATGGCTTCCACAGTTCCTCTTGATATCAGGCATTGATTCATCTACAACGAAAAAAGGTTCCAGCTTTCTGCAACTGCAGTTCAGTTTAAGACTATGAAAAGGTCACTTCAAGGCTACggccaaatgaaaaaaaatagaatataatCTGATCTTGAAATacctaggaaagaaaaaaaaaaaaagtagtcaggGCCAtaaaaagacagacagacagcacagACTAAATGTCCTCTGCAGAATAAGTTAAAATACCAATTCTTGCAGAGAGTCACGTTACCCCTCCAGTCTCTCAACCCCACAGGAGCTGGAATTAGGCTTAGTCTAGTAGGAATCGGATTTAGTCAGAGGGAAGATCATACTCAGTTCTCCATTATGTTGATCACCCAGCTACATTTTAGGCAAGTTTCACTTGTTAGACCCATGTGGGAAAACGTTATCAGCTAAATTTCCAGGGTGGCCTTAGCCAATTTCCCCAGCATGAGCTTGGACAAGATTCAACAACAAGCAACTGTTGCCTTTAGAAGGGAAACATTAACTTGGTTGAAAGCAGCATGGTGAAGAGGACACAGCAGCCTCAGTTTCCAGATTCCAGTTTATCATCATCTTGATTTGCCTGATCTGTTATTTGTTTATCAGCCTTAAAGGTAAGGACGGGTGTTAGGAAATTATTGGCTGTAgacttgaaaacaaatgcagttgGTGGTGGTGCTGCACAGATATTTGatacttctctttaaaataaaataaaaaaataaaaaaaaacaaacaaaaaaacacaacacaacagcATTTACATTCCTTTCAGCTGAAACGGATGAACTGCCACCACGTCTGCATAAATAGAGGAGCCCGCTACTACCCAGAGTGGTAGCTGAGGCTCGGTAACGCTTCCACCTGACTTcctgggaaggagagggggacAAGGACAGAAACAACTTTCGAGTCAGGAGGTGACAAATGAGATGTCAGTGCCGTAACGTATCGGGTTCCCTCGCAGCACGCTGAAGGTGTATTCGTGACCTTTCCAGCCGTGGCATTTGCGTATAGATGACACCTCTTGCATACCCTTTTTAAAGCAATCCCTAAGAGTGTTGGTTTGGGAAGACACAGAGAAGAGAGGAGTGggtttttaaagctaaaaacGTCCATTAGGAGGCACAgtgttatttttccctttgaccGTCTGGGCTCCACACTTCCACAGTCACTCACACGTCTCTGCTGCACAGCCCTCACAGTGAAGGGCTCCGGTTTGGTCCTCCCCGTAGCGTATAGATGGTGACACAAGTCAGATCCTTCAGGCAAATCCTTCTAACCTCACAGACACACGGTGTGTGCTTCTTCCTTAATGAAAGATTATTTAGTCACGAAACTCCTGATTCATAGCAATCATTTAACTACAAATCCTTCTGCTGCCCTCGCAAGGGCAACCGAGATATCCAGTAGcaacatatacacatacatacagatCTACACTATACACCCGGGACGACACAGAATGAGAGTTGAGCTAATATAGCCTCTATTTGATGTCCTCAGAGCAGCACTCGGGTCCTTGCGATTCCTATacaaaacagcagtattttttccacCAGGATTTGGAgaggtttttcattttgtctggaGTCCTACACTTGGATTTCTTTGGTTGCTGCTGGGTATCCGAGTACTGAATCCCAGCCACGATGGCCGCATCAAAGACCTCCTTGAGGTTTTTCTGAGTCAAAGCCGAGCACTCGATGTAGGACGCAGCTTTTATTTCCTCGGCACAGAGCTTCGCAGCCTCCTCCGAGACGGGCTTCTCTTTGCACTTGTCCAGCTCGATGAGAACTTTGACGTCTTCCCGGAGGTCCGACTGCGTCCCCACCAGGATGATGGGCGCCTTGGGGCAGTGGCACCGGATTTCGGGAACCCACTTCTCACTCACGTTCTGGAAGGATGAGGGGCTGACGACGCTGAAGCACAGCAGGAAGATGTCCGTGTTGGTGTAGCACAGAGGCCTGAGCTTGTCAAATTCATCCTGCACAGAACAACATCGTGTTAGCACCCGGCAGAAACAGCGCTGGAGGATTCCCTGAGATGCTCCCAGCTCAAGCCCACTGCTGATGCTTGGAGAAGCTGAGGCTCACCTCCTGCCATCCTGAGAGACCTTAGCACCCAGGCCACAGGACAAGGTGCATCAGTAGCAGCAGCCACGTGTGCTAAGCCTGAGGTCTGGCCTTGCGCAGCTGCCAGCCTGTGGACACCCTGCCACTATCAGGCACATGGAAGGAAGGTGCTGGTTTCCCCACCTGGCTGAGATTCCCCTGCcggaaacattttttaaaccagCGCCTACTTAACAACATCCTCCAGGAGATGGGAATAATTTCCCTGCCATTGTGCCCAGGGATTTAGATCTGATGGCAGCAATAAGGAATCACAATGCGCAGGCTTAACATGCCAATGGCATGGAATAAGAGCTTTACCTTTCCCTCCCACCCATGCCACATCAAACAAACTGCAAACAGGCCTCCCAGTGCtacctgttcttttttttttttcctccttccctcctcctttaaGAGCAAACTCCAGCAAAGCAAAGCCCTTTTTCAGCTTCAGGAGGTTGCCACAAGGAAGCCAGGCACCTAAAGGTAACAAAGGActctgccacaggcagcagctaGCGAAGAATGCAGCAAGAAGCAAGAATGCAGCAACAAGCAAGGGTTAACTCCATGCAGCCTGCCTTTATGCTGACAGCAGGATAAAAGCAGGGTAACACTAGCAGCCTGAACAGGTAGGATTTGCCTCAGCGGcagtgacattttaattaaaacggACCGTGTTCTCAAAAGCTCTGAATTTAAAGTGCAAAgaacaaacacagctgaaaacatcTCTCCGGTACCAGCGTTTTACTGCTGAATTGCAAGTCACGTGTTAATTTTCAAGATGTGAAATTTTGCTCTAAAGCCTCTGAAGGCCCAGGATATGCAGTTTAAAGCCCACTGGAAGCCTCAGAAGTCTCATTCCACTCGAATGAATTTCTTCCAGCAGTAACTCTCAGAGAGACAGCAATTTATAAAACACGAGTCAAGAAAGCAAGCTTCATTAGCTCTCTTGATTCCCAGACTAAGCCTCACAGGAAACCAGGCTGTCACCATTTGGCTTGAGAGAAACTCGGCGTTTAGTGAGCTGCAGCACTGAAGGACAGGACCATTTGCGGAAAGGCACCTCGCCACGTAATTGCCTCTCCTTGCAACGTGAGAAACCTCAACGAGGCTCGATTCAATAGGCTTGAAAGCCAAACCCAGATCTTAAGGGTTTCTACCCAGATGAAATAATACCCTTTATATTCCAAGTGCACTCCTACGGTTTCGATGGTAGTGCACAAACTGCAGGGACTCTACACCTTTTTATGCTGCTGACACAGAAATATCTACAATTTTTCAGCTGCAGATTTCAGCACCAATCTCACTGCAGCATGGTTTTGACAAAGTGCCCAGCCAGGTACCTTTTATTCAAGTCAATTTCTATTACCGTAGGTAGCCCCTCAGTTTCTAAGGAAGCAAATCCCCCGTTCTGGCTGCTCTGGGACAGACAGAGCGAACACCTCAACCACTTACAGCAGCAAAGGCAAGAGGCCACCGGACCTGCCGCTCCCTCCTGCCGCCGGTGGCTGCCTTGCCCTGGGCACTGCCCTCCCACAGGCTGTCACCCTGCCACCGTGGTACGTTCAGCTGCCACACTCTGGTTACTCTGGTTGTGGACACACCCAGCCACCACGTCACTTTGGCAGGGCTTAACATCAGTGCTCACTTCTGCTATCTCACTTCGTACCACCACCTGCAGAAGGCTGCTTGCAGGCTTTTAACTGTGGTTTGCAGGGCAGATGAAACAGTCCTACGCTGCTGCTAGGGCTGTGCAGCCCTTCAAGCTCCTTTACTAAGGGGAGCGCCCAGCTACAACCCATTTAAATAGGTTTGTATGTTAAGGCCACTGAGATTTTTCCACGTGGTTTCGGTGAAGGCACAGACCCAGATCCACAAAGCTGTTCATGAACCCAGCTCCTATCGCCTTCAAAGGCAAATTCGGTTGCAAAACACTTTTAGCAGTCCAGGCTCAATGCCTCCCAAGCAGTGCTGCACACTGCTTAGGGTGTTACCAGCAAGGGGCGtgcagaaaatacaagaaacagGTTCGCTTAGCAGGCAAACTAGGAGCTGAGAGGCACTAGCCAccctcagccctgcaggagTTAGTCAGGTTTGGGGCAGCAGCACGTCTTAGGGGTGGGAATGGCAAATGTGAAGACTCCACAGATAACAccaaataggatttttttctcccttaagcTCCTGCCCCTTTAAAAGTGCAGTGTCCATCTGTGCACACCTACAGCTGTGAATGCTTTGTCCCAAACACCCTCATTCTTAAATCCGTAGCTATTTAGCtaaaaaacaaagccagtgACAACCTCTCAAGGAGAAAAACCGACAGCCCTGAATCCCCagacttttcagctttctggTCAGGCAAAGCAGAGCGGCAGCCGTGCCCGGTCCCCGTGCGGAGCCGCAACCTGTGCATCCCCCCACCCCGTAGCAGACCCCAGGCAAAGCAGCGGGCGGAGAACGAGGGAGAAGGGCTGCGGTTTAACAGGATGCTCAAAGCCACGAAGTCACTATCAGCCCGACCACCCACTCGTCCCCTCCCGCTGTCACTTGAACCGAGTACGCGGCTCCACTGACCTGGCCGGCTGTGTCGCAGAGCTGCAGTCTCACCGGCTTGCCGTCCACAGACACAACAGCTTGGGGGAGAGACGAGGGGGAAAGCGTGGTGAGTCCAACTTCGCACATCTTccattaataaagaaaaaaagggagaggggaaggatgcCGCTGCCCGGGATCGAGCTCCTTATCCCCTTCCATGCTCTCGGGACGCCCCCAGCACACAAAACGGAGCGGCTGGAGGGCAGAAGAAGGAGCGAAGCCTCACCGCAGCCGGGCTGGCAGGGACGCAACCTCGGGGCAGATTCAAACTTTTCGCCCAGCGCCCAAacccccccggcgccccccgtCCTTACCGGAGAAGTTGTCGAAGGCGGTGGGGATGTACTCGGTGGGGTACCCGTTGGTGGTGTAGCTCACCACCAGGCTGGTCTTCCCCACGGCGCCGTCCCCCACCAGCACGCACTTGATGCTGCGCCGCGGCTcgctcccggccccggctccggctccgctcccggccccggccccgctcccggccccgctccccgccgccccccggcagcggccgcccagcgccgccccgagcgccgccgccgcccggccgctgCGCACCCTGCGCGGGGGCACCGGCGGCACCTCGCAGCCGCCGGCCACCGGCTTGCCGATGTAGCCCGCATCGCCCTCCTGCTGCGGCGGCATccggggggcggccggcccGGCACCGCCGGCGGGGGAGCGGCGGGACGAGGACGACGAGGAGAAGGAGGTGGCGAGCAGGCGGTGCGGGGCCCCGGCGGGGCGGCAGGAGCGGCGCGGCCGCCGCGAAGCCAGCCCCGGAGCAGGGACGGCGGGAGGGAAGCAGCGAGCCCGGCCGCGCTGCGCCCGCCTCGCCCCGCGCTACCGAGTCGCggccggcggccccgcggcgccgcgTGACATGGCtggggcggggaggggccgCCGGCACCgcccggcgcggcgcggcgcggcgctaCCGATAGGGGGCGCTGCAGCGCAACCGGGCCGGCTCGCGGCCGCCGCGCGCTCATTGGTcagcccgccccgccgcgcgcTGCTATTggttggggaggagggggcggggtggggaggagggggcgggGTGGGGAGGCCCCGCCCATCGCCGCCTGCCTTGGGGTCCGCgggccgccggggggggggcggccggtggcggagcggggccggcagcgggagcgaggggggggggccggcggcTGCGCTGGGCACGTGCTGAAAGAGCGGCCGTGGGCTGCTTCGGGCCTCGTGTCGCGGCTAACGCCCCGGGTGCGGGTGCGGTTGTGGCAGCACGAAGCGGGGAGGTCCCGTCCTTGTGCAGCAGAGCCTGTGGGGTCCCTTGGTGGTGGTCACggggctgggctgagcccaTGTTGCAGCCCAGGGTCTCAGCTCGGTCCGTTTTGTTCCTTATGGTTCTGAGCGTAGACATAGCCACGTTTCTGCACAAGACGAGACCAGGTTAACAAAGGCATGTGCAATGGAAGAACCATGTTAGTGCACGTGTTCCTGGTTAGTGCATGCGATGCTGGAAGCCAGCATACAGTAAATAACTCAGCTTTGGCCATCGGAGTGTCAGGGCATGCTGAAGGCACGACAGCAGACGAGTTTCTGTCCATTCTGGCTGATGTGCCAACCGAGGGCGAGCAGACGTGCTGCCATCTCCGACACCGGCATGAAATACACGCCAGCCGTGGGCACGAGGCTGGCTGAGCGTTGCCACCCCTTAcctgcagcagcaaacagcaagtCCCCATCCCATATCAGTGCTGCAACGAGGCCTCATTCAGAGCAAAGATGCACAAAGACGAGGAGGACTCCCGTAGGTGGGAGATGACTATAACTGTCCGCATTGTTTCGGGGACGGGGGGCGGGAGCGGGCTCGGAGCTGCATGGTTGTGCCATACCGTAATGTGCCCTACCGAACACAGAAGCCTTTTGTGCAAGAGGATGATCTAACCCATTGTTTTGCAGGGGGGTGCCCGCCCGCACCGCAGCAGCAAGTCAGAGCAGCCCCCGGTGCTGGCGGTGGGCTGAGGGCTGGTCCCGAAGGGATGCTGCCGCTGATAGCCGCTGTCGCCGAAGCTTTGGGCCACGGCCCTATCGCACGCACACATCTCACAGGTTTTAACGCGGTTGTTTTCTGAGCTCTGAGCCGCGGGATAAACAGGCTTAGCTTCACATAGGTCAACAGGGGGGCCGCTGTCTGTCTTGGGGCTGAATCTGGTCCATTATCAGTTCACAGAAAAGCTCCTGCCCTATCTTCCATGCTCGTGTTAGTCAAATATTATTCTTCGAGAAAAATGACAGacagaggaaattattttatcaaGACGTGAAGTAGGTCATTGTTATATCCCAGCTTATCATTTTCCCTGCgatataaaaaatacaaactggGTGCTGGCCTTGTAgaatgaaagctttcttttccttttttttttttttttactgtagaaACTTGAAAAGCCTGACACGGAGAGAGGCACGGGAGTGAGGCGGCGCGCTCCGAGCATGACGTGATGCACTGCTGCTAGTGCAAGGGGAAGGGTACAGCCTGCTCTGCGGGGCCGTCACCGCGATCCTGTTATTTGTGAGAGGAGCAACCTCTTGGCCTGGAAAAAAGCCATCTACGATGCACCCCTTCTTTTTCCAAAGAGCGGGATCGTGGTGACATTGCTGAGCTGGCCGGTGgctggggaggtgggaaggagagaaaggggaagcaggagggagCAAAGAGAGGGCAAccagctgggaaagaaaaaggagcttGTATAAAGGGCAGATCTGACCTGCTCTGACTCCAGAGAAGTGCTTTTGAGGCTGCCTTTTGAGAACCAGGAGGGAAAAGGGCTAGGGAAGTACAAgatgttactgtttttattatgtatttcatttgtaattaaaaaccgtaaatatatatatatttatttttgccagggcttttttaaagaacattttcatcaCCCAAGATATCGATCTCAGGCAAGTTTTCACTACCTGGGGAAAGGGATCAGTAAGCAGCACACATTATTAACACAATAatctctccccacccctcaaGCTAAACTCTGATTGAGAAGACGCTAAAGCAAGCTCAAAGGCAAAAAGGCTTGTTGAGATAAACCTGAAAACAAactaatacaaaacaaaacaaagcacaattGCTTCGAGCCTCCCAAATTCCtaattaattcagaaaacaaattaaccCTAGCCTCCTATCTGCAGTGCCTCTGCAGGGGAATCGCCGTGGGAGGTGATCCCTTTATCTCACTTTTGACGTCCTTTCCAGCCCATCT
The Cygnus olor isolate bCygOlo1 chromosome 3, bCygOlo1.pri.v2, whole genome shotgun sequence genome window above contains:
- the RHOU gene encoding rho-related GTP-binding protein RhoU, with protein sequence MPPQQEGDAGYIGKPVAGGCEVPPVPPRRVRSGRAAAALGAALGGRCRGAAGSGAGSGAGAGSGAGAGAGSEPRRSIKCVLVGDGAVGKTSLVVSYTTNGYPTEYIPTAFDNFSAVVSVDGKPVRLQLCDTAGQDEFDKLRPLCYTNTDIFLLCFSVVSPSSFQNVSEKWVPEIRCHCPKAPIILVGTQSDLREDVKVLIELDKCKEKPVSEEAAKLCAEEIKAASYIECSALTQKNLKEVFDAAIVAGIQYSDTQQQPKKSKCRTPDKMKNLSKSWWKKYCCFV